A stretch of the Thiomicrorhabdus xiamenensis genome encodes the following:
- a CDS encoding D-alanyl-D-alanine carboxypeptidase/D-alanyl-D-alanine-endopeptidase has product MRSILRIFRQAAVSSALLLSLAACASTDQLHFSGKEYALYKTLNPAALLIATPDGEPLFADHADQPLIPASTTKLITALLALRHWGEDYRFYTDFSVRLSPGDAAPVLQISAYGDPFLVSEEMALLAGNLATRLRAQGIKRLSQIQLVNQWFETDIRLPGTGESLNPYDAVNGAFAVNFNSIKLRKDAGGWSSAEEQTPMTATSKRIAEQSGLTLKVGQSERINIGKDDMLNRQYAAEILIAFLQREGVEVEHAELQSTPLSGHDGAPEILRYRHYNSRTLAEVIRPMMKYSTNFIANQIALNLSADLYGAPASAAKLQKLYAEQLPSIFGWKRNDVHFLDGAGLSRDNSISALQLMAVLQAFEPWRHLLPEVEEGVYAKSGSLIGVSTLAGYLHHHQQWLPFVFLSNQRVPYHFRNRLAKSLKAQLPREFILSQQ; this is encoded by the coding sequence ATGAGATCGATATTGCGCATTTTCAGACAGGCTGCCGTAAGCAGTGCTCTGCTTTTAAGTCTTGCGGCCTGTGCTTCGACAGATCAGCTGCATTTTTCCGGTAAAGAGTACGCATTATATAAAACACTTAATCCGGCGGCACTTCTGATCGCTACACCTGACGGCGAACCGCTTTTTGCCGATCATGCCGATCAGCCGCTGATTCCGGCATCGACCACCAAATTGATCACCGCGCTTCTGGCTTTGCGTCATTGGGGGGAAGACTACCGTTTTTATACCGATTTTTCCGTGCGTCTGTCGCCGGGTGATGCGGCGCCGGTTTTGCAGATCAGCGCCTACGGCGATCCTTTTCTGGTTTCCGAAGAAATGGCCTTGTTGGCCGGAAATCTGGCGACACGCCTGAGAGCGCAAGGTATCAAGCGACTCTCACAGATACAGCTGGTGAATCAGTGGTTCGAAACGGATATCCGTCTACCGGGCACCGGAGAGAGTTTGAATCCGTATGATGCGGTGAACGGTGCCTTTGCGGTCAATTTCAATAGCATCAAATTGCGAAAAGATGCCGGAGGTTGGTCTTCCGCGGAAGAGCAGACGCCTATGACGGCAACTTCCAAACGTATTGCCGAGCAATCGGGATTGACGCTTAAAGTCGGACAGAGTGAAAGGATTAATATCGGTAAGGACGACATGCTTAACCGGCAGTATGCAGCGGAAATCCTGATCGCTTTTTTGCAACGGGAGGGCGTTGAAGTCGAGCATGCAGAATTACAGAGCACTCCGCTTTCCGGGCACGACGGCGCGCCGGAAATACTCCGTTACCGGCACTATAACAGCCGCACGTTGGCGGAGGTTATCCGTCCGATGATGAAGTATTCAACTAATTTCATCGCCAATCAGATCGCATTGAACCTCAGCGCAGACCTCTATGGGGCGCCAGCTTCGGCAGCCAAACTGCAGAAGCTGTATGCCGAGCAGTTACCGTCAATTTTCGGTTGGAAGCGTAATGATGTCCATTTTCTGGATGGCGCGGGCCTCTCCCGAGATAACAGTATCAGTGCGCTTCAGCTGATGGCGGTTTTGCAGGCATTTGAACCATGGCGCCATCTGCTGCCGGAAGTCGAAGAGGGGGTGTATGCCAAGTCCGGCTCATTGATCGGTGTCAGTACTCTGGCGGGTTATCTGCATCATCATCAGCAATGGCTTCCTTTTGTCTTCCTTAGTAATCAGCGGGTGCCGTATCATTTTCGTAATCGCCTGGCCAAATCGCTTAAGGCGCAACTGCCACGCGAATTCATTCTGAGTCAGCAATAG
- the ftsL gene encoding cell division protein FtsL, with the protein MIFLVLFLLALLFGNIYLSHQIRGIQKEYYKNVDQLVAARHEWGELMLEKMHLTSPANVERIAKEELKMVSSQKQKQTVYIVDKEMDSE; encoded by the coding sequence TTGATTTTTTTAGTCCTGTTTTTGCTTGCTTTGCTGTTCGGCAATATCTATTTGTCGCATCAGATCAGAGGCATTCAAAAAGAGTATTACAAAAATGTCGACCAACTGGTGGCGGCACGGCACGAGTGGGGGGAGTTAATGCTGGAAAAAATGCACCTGACTTCACCGGCCAATGTCGAGCGCATCGCCAAAGAAGAGCTCAAGATGGTCAGTAGCCAGAAGCAAAAGCAGACGGTCTATATTGTCGATAAGGAAATGGATAGTGAATAG
- a CDS encoding UDP-N-acetylmuramoyl-L-alanyl-D-glutamate--2,6-diaminopimelate ligase produces the protein MKSLDELSAYLQQKMRLEQFIHSHEDASQTEQLPELSSLTNDSRQVGKGTVFVALQGQRSHGLDYLSQVVEKGAAVVLADRLPSESERDLCAQLQVDFIYCDDLVHELAGLADWFYDSPSSRLKVIGVTGTNGKTSTAFYCAQMLQSLDVKVGLIGTLGYGVFGQLHKGVNTTPDVLQVHRLLAQFVAQGVSYVVMEVSSHAIELGRIAKVQFATLALTQVSSDHLDFHGSQEAYEAAKVKLFHDFPAEHKILNLNDAVGQSLVNRCHPYCIRQHDCVFWGYQLKHAELEDEVQPKEWLNLCVNLGINLQLSPQGMTFTLLHAQRKLPMHVPLLGAFNAENLLCALSCVMANGFEPDEVVEAARTVESVEGRMQIVHQRPTVVVDFAHTHDALEKLLESVRQHQQAASDAQKDPFYIDKGIHEGQVWVVFGCGGDRDQKKRPLMGAVAERWADKVIVTSDNPRNEEPEKIIEQILQGMQSPQQVDVIVDRKQAIEEALLQATREHRDNNLVVIAGKGHEDYQEIAGKRYPFHDGSVVKEWFADKSLTNKV, from the coding sequence GTGAAGTCGCTCGACGAATTGAGTGCCTATCTCCAGCAGAAAATGCGGCTGGAGCAGTTTATTCATTCTCACGAGGATGCATCGCAGACGGAACAGTTGCCGGAACTGAGTTCCCTGACCAACGATTCCCGTCAGGTTGGCAAGGGAACGGTGTTTGTCGCTTTGCAGGGGCAACGCAGTCACGGACTGGATTACTTGTCTCAGGTTGTCGAAAAAGGGGCGGCCGTAGTTCTGGCTGACCGCTTGCCGTCGGAATCCGAGCGCGATCTGTGCGCGCAGTTGCAGGTAGACTTTATCTATTGCGACGACTTGGTGCATGAACTGGCCGGATTGGCGGACTGGTTTTATGACTCGCCGAGTTCCAGACTGAAAGTAATCGGAGTTACCGGCACTAACGGCAAAACATCGACGGCATTTTATTGTGCGCAGATGTTGCAGAGTCTGGATGTCAAAGTCGGTCTGATCGGTACTCTTGGATACGGTGTTTTCGGACAGTTGCATAAAGGGGTGAATACCACTCCCGATGTGTTGCAAGTACATCGCCTGCTGGCGCAGTTTGTTGCTCAGGGTGTGAGCTATGTGGTGATGGAAGTCAGCTCGCATGCGATTGAGCTTGGCCGGATTGCTAAAGTGCAGTTTGCGACTCTGGCATTGACGCAGGTCAGCAGTGATCATCTCGATTTTCACGGTTCTCAGGAAGCGTATGAAGCGGCTAAAGTAAAACTGTTTCATGACTTTCCGGCTGAGCACAAAATATTGAATCTGAATGATGCGGTTGGGCAATCTCTGGTTAACCGCTGTCATCCGTACTGCATCAGACAGCACGATTGCGTTTTCTGGGGCTATCAGCTTAAACATGCTGAGCTGGAGGATGAGGTGCAGCCGAAAGAATGGCTTAATCTGTGCGTCAATCTCGGTATTAATTTGCAGCTCTCTCCTCAAGGAATGACGTTTACATTGTTGCATGCACAACGCAAGCTGCCGATGCATGTTCCTTTGCTTGGCGCTTTCAATGCCGAAAACCTGCTCTGCGCGCTCAGTTGCGTAATGGCCAACGGTTTTGAACCGGATGAAGTCGTCGAAGCGGCCAGAACTGTCGAATCTGTGGAAGGCCGGATGCAGATCGTTCACCAGCGTCCAACGGTTGTGGTTGATTTTGCGCATACTCATGATGCACTGGAAAAGCTGCTTGAATCGGTTCGTCAGCATCAACAGGCGGCGAGTGATGCTCAGAAAGATCCGTTTTATATTGATAAAGGCATCCATGAAGGACAGGTTTGGGTGGTGTTCGGTTGCGGCGGAGATCGTGACCAAAAAAAGCGTCCGTTAATGGGGGCGGTTGCCGAACGCTGGGCAGATAAGGTAATCGTGACATCGGATAACCCGCGCAACGAGGAGCCGGAAAAGATTATCGAGCAGATTCTGCAGGGAATGCAATCGCCGCAACAAGTCGATGTGATCGTCGATCGAAAACAGGCTATCGAGGAGGCTTTACTGCAGGCAACTCGAGAGCACAGGGATAATAATTTGGTCGTCATCGCCGGAAAAGGGCATGAGGATTATCAGGAAATAGCCGGCAAACGCTATCCGTTTCACGATGGAAGTGTGGTTAAGGAGTGGTTTGCCGACAAATCATTGACCAATAAGGTGTAA
- the rsmH gene encoding 16S rRNA (cytosine(1402)-N(4))-methyltransferase RsmH, giving the protein MTENFNQHFSVLLQESIDALNIKPDGIYFDCTFGRGGHSRAILDRLGENGKLYAIDQDPQAVAYAHEHFQDPRFEIIHGSFEHLDSYCRQRDLLGKVDGVLMDLGVSSPQLDDAQRGFSFMREGPLDMRMNPQEGVSAKEWLQEVDEKTLKLVLQNYGEERFSGRVARVIKEAADAGELNTTKDLAEVVERVLPKKEKNKHPATRTFQAIRIAVNRELDVLKNVLQGSLEVLAPEGRLAVISFHSLEDRIAKVFIRDQSKIRDLFPDSPVQIEVIEPVLKRIGKPIFPSKDECELNARSRSAVLRIAEKLAQ; this is encoded by the coding sequence ATGACTGAAAATTTTAACCAGCATTTTTCCGTTCTTTTACAAGAATCCATTGATGCGCTCAATATTAAGCCGGACGGTATCTATTTCGATTGTACCTTCGGGCGAGGTGGCCATTCCCGGGCGATTCTGGATCGTCTGGGAGAGAACGGTAAGCTGTATGCGATCGATCAGGATCCACAGGCGGTTGCCTATGCCCACGAGCATTTTCAGGATCCGCGGTTTGAAATTATTCATGGCAGTTTCGAACACTTGGACTCTTACTGCCGGCAGCGCGATCTGCTGGGCAAGGTTGATGGCGTTTTGATGGACCTGGGTGTGTCCTCGCCGCAACTTGACGATGCGCAGCGCGGTTTCAGTTTTATGCGTGAAGGACCTCTGGATATGCGAATGAATCCGCAGGAAGGGGTTAGCGCAAAAGAGTGGTTGCAAGAGGTCGACGAGAAAACGCTTAAGCTGGTCTTGCAGAATTACGGTGAAGAACGTTTCTCCGGACGGGTTGCCAGAGTGATTAAAGAGGCGGCCGATGCCGGTGAGTTGAATACCACCAAAGATTTGGCCGAAGTCGTTGAGCGGGTTTTACCGAAAAAAGAAAAAAACAAGCATCCTGCGACGCGAACTTTTCAGGCAATCCGCATCGCCGTGAATCGTGAATTGGATGTATTGAAAAATGTATTACAGGGCTCTCTGGAAGTTCTCGCTCCAGAAGGCCGGCTGGCCGTGATCAGTTTCCATTCTTTGGAAGATCGGATCGCCAAGGTGTTTATTCGCGACCAGTCAAAAATTCGGGATCTTTTCCCGGACTCACCGGTGCAAATAGAGGTAATTGAACCGGTGTTAAAAAGAATCGGCAAGCCGATTTTTCCCAGCAAGGATGAGTGTGAGTTAAATGCCCGGTCGCGCAGCGCGGTTTTAAGAATCGCGGAAAAGCTCGCACAGTAA
- the ftsZ gene encoding cell division protein FtsZ, which yields MKFISEDAASDIREAGMPVIKVIGLGGGGGNAVNFMMENTIEGVDFIVANTDAQALAHSRVENRIQLGEKGLGAGADPEKGRMATRDSMEAIKGEIEGADMLFLAAGMGGGTGTGSAPVVAQLAREMGILVVGVVSKPFSYERRGAAAQAGIDELTQHVDSLITIPNDKLQEIVGDDFTLSNAFNYANEILLSAVQGITELVTRPGLINVDFEDLRTVMSERGMALMGVGYATGDDRAIKATKKAIAHPLLDDIEVSGAKGILINVTSGPNLTISEFNAVGDVIDQVAAPDAKVIIGNSLDESMNDEIRVTVVATGLSRREDTAPQPQQMRNMGLNSAVNQMQQSAQHSTQATQEQAAPAQPSHQQPNYTMHQSSSEMNYSVQPQQAPQAVQQPVQEAAPVAQPVQMSADSYNTQASTAQPQSGAMTMQDVETQAAAQTTMASLVNDKYGKRDLLDIPAFLRRQKD from the coding sequence ATGAAATTCATTTCAGAAGATGCAGCAAGCGATATTCGCGAAGCCGGCATGCCGGTAATCAAGGTCATAGGTCTTGGTGGCGGTGGCGGTAATGCCGTTAACTTTATGATGGAAAATACCATCGAAGGTGTCGACTTTATTGTCGCCAATACCGATGCGCAAGCTTTGGCGCACTCCCGTGTTGAGAACCGTATTCAGCTGGGAGAGAAAGGTTTGGGTGCCGGTGCAGATCCGGAGAAAGGTCGTATGGCTACCAGAGATTCGATGGAGGCCATTAAAGGCGAAATCGAAGGTGCGGATATGTTGTTCCTGGCCGCCGGTATGGGTGGCGGAACCGGTACCGGTTCTGCTCCGGTAGTGGCGCAGCTTGCACGTGAAATGGGGATTCTGGTTGTCGGTGTTGTCAGCAAGCCTTTCTCTTACGAGCGTCGCGGTGCGGCAGCTCAGGCGGGTATCGATGAACTGACCCAGCATGTCGATTCTCTGATTACAATTCCGAACGATAAGTTGCAGGAAATCGTTGGTGATGATTTTACGCTAAGCAACGCTTTCAACTACGCTAACGAAATTCTGTTGAGCGCGGTCCAGGGGATCACTGAGTTGGTTACGCGTCCGGGTCTGATTAACGTTGACTTTGAAGATTTGCGTACCGTTATGTCCGAGCGCGGCATGGCGTTGATGGGTGTCGGTTATGCGACCGGTGACGATCGTGCCATCAAAGCAACGAAAAAAGCGATTGCCCACCCTCTGCTTGACGATATCGAAGTGTCTGGTGCAAAAGGGATTCTGATCAATGTGACCAGCGGGCCAAATCTTACAATTAGTGAATTCAATGCGGTTGGTGACGTAATCGATCAGGTTGCGGCTCCGGATGCTAAAGTCATTATCGGTAACTCTCTGGATGAGAGCATGAATGATGAAATCCGTGTTACGGTTGTTGCAACAGGTCTTTCACGTCGTGAAGATACCGCTCCTCAGCCGCAGCAGATGCGTAATATGGGACTTAACAGCGCGGTGAATCAGATGCAGCAGTCTGCACAGCATTCAACTCAAGCGACTCAGGAACAAGCGGCGCCTGCTCAGCCGTCTCACCAGCAGCCGAATTACACCATGCATCAGAGTTCATCTGAAATGAACTACTCCGTACAACCACAACAGGCTCCGCAGGCTGTTCAACAACCGGTTCAGGAAGCTGCGCCAGTTGCTCAGCCGGTTCAGATGTCTGCCGACAGCTATAATACTCAGGCCAGTACGGCTCAACCTCAGAGTGGCGCCATGACTATGCAGGACGTTGAAACTCAGGCGGCTGCACAAACAACAATGGCCAGTCTGGTAAATGATAAATACGGTAAACGTGATCTGTTGGACATTCCGGCTTTCCTACGCCGCCAAAAAGATTAA
- the mraZ gene encoding division/cell wall cluster transcriptional repressor MraZ: MFFRGNYNLSVDAKGRIAIPKKFREYLVEEHKSTLIIALDLNAKCLAFYPYQEWRAVEDKIMALPNSSKSVRALQRIFVGRAVEQVMDGQGRILVTKEQLGYAEIAKESTLVGQGKKFELWDRAAWDATCDDILEEIDLEEMSELLGDLSF; this comes from the coding sequence GTGTTTTTTCGCGGAAATTACAATTTGAGCGTTGATGCCAAAGGGCGGATCGCAATTCCGAAAAAATTCCGTGAATACTTGGTGGAAGAACACAAGTCGACCCTAATTATTGCCCTAGACCTGAATGCAAAGTGTCTGGCGTTCTATCCATATCAGGAATGGCGTGCGGTTGAAGACAAAATTATGGCACTGCCGAACTCGTCCAAATCCGTACGCGCGTTACAGAGAATCTTCGTCGGTCGCGCGGTTGAGCAGGTCATGGATGGTCAGGGCCGTATTCTGGTTACTAAAGAACAGCTTGGTTATGCGGAAATCGCTAAGGAATCGACACTGGTCGGTCAGGGCAAGAAGTTCGAACTTTGGGATAGAGCAGCATGGGATGCAACCTGTGATGACATTCTGGAAGAGATTGATCTGGAAGAAATGTCCGAACTGCTTGGCGACCTGAGTTTTTAA
- a CDS encoding UDP-N-acetylmuramoyl-tripeptide--D-alanyl-D-alanine ligase: MQQDFFWTDAQLQSAVEGKRLNPQAGTRSFSEVVTDSREVTQQSLFIAICGERFDAHEFLQQVVEAQAAVILISQEEAWQTLTEELSDDQQPAVILVADTRLALAAFARWHRQQMPLKKLIAITGSNGKTSNKTLLAEIFSKAGRTLATQGNLNNDFGVPRTLLQIRPQDEYAIIEMGANHPGEIRYLTEIAKPDMTLITNAAGAHLEGFGSLQGVIDTKGEIVEGLDPHDGVAIFNHDSAGIEDWLKKCSALGIGKVGLFAKESQETVTLPNVTFGEVETLNHGIEFVLTAELADGSRFSDRVRMPVLGEHHAANAAACTLLALWAGVAWDAIKAAIETYGGVPGRLQKTQIRCGYLLDDSYNANPESIKAGLSALMTLPGCHIACIGAMGELGDYSVQAHHEVAEYAAHIGLDALLVYGEAAQDMPRVFAANTHASPRIPNIFSAAFLEHDSLNRSLNELVNKWFVEDEVCPQINILVKGSRSSQMETIANAVQQSWG; this comes from the coding sequence TTGCAACAGGATTTTTTTTGGACTGACGCACAGTTACAGAGTGCGGTCGAAGGAAAAAGGCTGAACCCGCAAGCCGGAACCAGAAGTTTTAGCGAAGTGGTTACCGATTCGCGAGAGGTGACACAGCAAAGTCTGTTTATCGCTATCTGCGGAGAGCGTTTTGATGCCCATGAATTTCTGCAGCAAGTGGTGGAGGCTCAGGCCGCGGTGATTCTGATTTCGCAGGAGGAGGCTTGGCAAACGCTGACCGAAGAACTTTCCGATGATCAGCAGCCGGCAGTCATTTTGGTTGCCGACACGCGTCTGGCGCTTGCTGCCTTCGCTCGCTGGCACCGCCAGCAGATGCCTTTGAAAAAACTGATTGCGATTACCGGAAGCAACGGCAAGACCAGTAATAAAACCCTGCTTGCGGAAATCTTCTCTAAAGCGGGCAGAACGCTGGCGACACAAGGCAATCTCAATAATGATTTCGGGGTTCCGCGGACGCTGTTGCAGATCCGCCCGCAGGATGAATATGCCATTATCGAAATGGGCGCGAATCATCCGGGAGAGATTCGTTACCTGACGGAAATTGCCAAGCCGGATATGACGTTGATTACCAATGCGGCGGGTGCGCATCTTGAAGGATTCGGCAGTTTACAAGGGGTTATCGACACCAAAGGCGAAATTGTCGAAGGACTGGATCCGCACGATGGGGTGGCGATTTTCAATCATGATTCGGCGGGGATCGAGGATTGGCTGAAAAAATGTTCCGCACTCGGAATAGGCAAGGTCGGGCTGTTTGCCAAAGAGTCTCAGGAAACCGTAACACTGCCGAATGTCACTTTCGGGGAGGTCGAGACACTTAACCACGGAATCGAATTCGTTCTAACCGCCGAACTTGCTGATGGCAGTCGTTTTTCGGATAGAGTTCGTATGCCGGTTCTTGGCGAACACCATGCGGCTAACGCCGCTGCATGTACTCTGCTTGCACTGTGGGCGGGCGTGGCATGGGATGCGATTAAAGCCGCGATTGAGACATACGGCGGCGTGCCGGGGCGTTTGCAAAAAACACAAATTCGTTGCGGTTATTTGCTGGATGACAGTTATAATGCCAACCCGGAATCGATCAAGGCTGGATTAAGCGCTTTGATGACGCTTCCAGGCTGCCATATCGCCTGTATCGGGGCGATGGGTGAGCTGGGCGATTATAGCGTTCAAGCGCATCATGAAGTGGCAGAATATGCGGCCCATATCGGTCTTGACGCTTTATTGGTTTATGGCGAGGCCGCACAGGATATGCCGCGGGTTTTTGCCGCCAATACGCATGCATCGCCGCGCATCCCGAATATATTCAGTGCCGCTTTTCTGGAGCACGACAGCCTGAACAGGAGCCTCAACGAACTGGTGAACAAATGGTTTGTCGAGGACGAAGTGTGCCCGCAAATCAACATTCTTGTTAAGGGATCGCGCAGTTCCCAAATGGAAACGATCGCCAACGCCGTACAGCAAAGCTGGGGTTAA
- a CDS encoding class I SAM-dependent methyltransferase — protein MTKPTTEPMQTWIDDRHCSDSASTLHTRLGLPLLSEASAEHFYDPEKDALLSWQTPKKSVMPQLTLIPPNTGAISIDFLGGKKAHRRQFGGGKGQPLVRAMGSLEERLPDVFDATAGMGGDSFVLASLGFNVWMNERSPIVHALLQDALERAQNADDLEPETREIIERLKLTNGDSAEIIRHSEQQLETIYLDPMYPEKKKKAATKKEMAALQQLLGPDMDSSDLLDAALSKASYRVVVKRPKGAEPIAHDTLPTTAVQSPNTRYDIYVIKTLKR, from the coding sequence TTGACTAAACCGACCACCGAACCGATGCAGACCTGGATAGACGACCGTCATTGCAGCGATAGCGCCAGTACCCTGCACACCCGACTTGGCCTCCCTCTCTTGAGCGAAGCTTCCGCAGAACATTTCTACGATCCGGAAAAGGACGCACTTCTCAGTTGGCAAACGCCGAAAAAATCCGTAATGCCGCAGCTTACCCTGATCCCGCCTAACACCGGTGCAATCAGCATTGACTTTCTCGGCGGCAAAAAAGCGCACCGTCGCCAGTTTGGCGGTGGAAAAGGCCAGCCCCTGGTTCGAGCCATGGGGTCACTTGAAGAACGCCTGCCTGATGTTTTCGATGCCACTGCCGGCATGGGCGGGGACAGTTTTGTTCTCGCCAGTCTCGGCTTCAATGTCTGGATGAATGAACGCAGCCCGATTGTGCATGCGCTTTTGCAGGATGCCCTTGAACGGGCACAGAATGCCGACGACCTTGAGCCCGAGACTCGCGAAATTATCGAGCGTCTAAAACTGACTAACGGTGATAGCGCCGAGATTATCCGCCACAGCGAACAGCAACTGGAAACCATCTATCTTGACCCTATGTACCCGGAAAAGAAAAAGAAAGCGGCGACTAAAAAAGAGATGGCCGCTTTGCAACAACTGCTCGGCCCGGATATGGATAGTTCGGATCTGCTGGATGCCGCACTGAGTAAAGCCAGTTACCGTGTAGTGGTAAAACGCCCGAAAGGCGCTGAACCCATCGCTCACGACACTCTTCCGACCACCGCGGTACAAAGCCCTAACACCCGTTATGACATCTATGTCATTAAAACCCTGAAGCGGTAA
- a CDS encoding peptidoglycan D,D-transpeptidase FtsI family protein, which translates to MNRFLNREIVIFFLIVMMMSALVAKAFITQIVKADEYQEKADDRHIRSYNVPGVRGQIYDRNGNLLAMSTPMVAVELDPKQIVKNEANYHEFLQLIELKNNQLLQRARENRDRNLSFIRYIKTPELKEKIEQLALPGVHIKKTEHSYVSEYQGQQRQVSVKKEYHSLWINEKELDRIIYTFDRLAKVLGISASELRKRAYANQKRRHMYVKRSLTPDFRDKVEALRLPHVYVSTEYKRYYPNGESMANLLGYTNVDGKGIEGIELAYNKHLSGRSGKKIVVKDVKGNVINLLKTKKQEQDGNPLVLSIDQNIQYLTYKALKQVMYKHQPKSASAVVLDAKTGEVLAMASLPSFNVNDTAQRRGPGIRNRVVADVLEPGSTMKPFVIAKALDEGVVDLQSKIDTGRGFMRVQGKLIKDTSRHGVLTPEEIIQKSSNVGTAKIAFRMPAEVQYDLFKQLGFKEGTHTYLPGETAGRLKDVSRWSEIDQATTSYGYGLSVNLLTLARAYTVFANQGRMLDAHLFKMGENEVPASTPIFSPQASQKVLDMMNKVVAPGGTAPLAMIPGYQVAGKTGTSHKVSRQGGYEDNTYLSLFAGMVPASDPDMVMVVAVNEPSRGKYYGGLVAAPVFKEVMQNALRLRKVKPDWQELPNLPLPASDPRFAGQIARGGM; encoded by the coding sequence GTGAATAGATTTCTAAACCGGGAAATTGTGATCTTTTTTCTTATCGTGATGATGATGTCGGCTCTGGTTGCCAAAGCTTTCATTACCCAAATCGTTAAAGCGGACGAATATCAGGAGAAAGCCGACGACCGGCATATCCGCAGTTATAACGTCCCTGGTGTCCGCGGTCAGATTTACGACCGAAATGGCAACTTGCTGGCAATGAGTACGCCGATGGTTGCGGTGGAGTTGGATCCGAAACAGATCGTTAAGAATGAAGCCAATTATCACGAGTTTTTACAGCTTATCGAGCTGAAAAACAACCAGCTTCTGCAGCGGGCGCGCGAGAACCGTGATCGTAACCTCAGTTTTATCCGCTATATCAAAACCCCTGAGCTTAAAGAGAAGATCGAACAGCTTGCTTTACCCGGTGTCCATATCAAAAAAACCGAGCATAGTTATGTCTCCGAGTATCAAGGTCAGCAGCGACAGGTTTCGGTAAAAAAAGAGTACCACTCACTGTGGATCAACGAGAAAGAACTGGATCGCATTATCTATACCTTTGACCGTCTGGCAAAGGTTTTAGGCATTTCTGCCAGCGAGTTGCGCAAGCGCGCCTATGCCAATCAGAAACGCCGTCATATGTATGTCAAACGTAGTCTGACGCCGGACTTTAGAGACAAGGTCGAAGCGCTTCGTCTGCCGCATGTCTATGTCAGTACCGAATACAAACGCTATTACCCGAACGGCGAAAGCATGGCAAATCTTCTCGGCTACACGAATGTCGACGGTAAGGGAATCGAAGGGATTGAGCTGGCGTACAACAAACATCTAAGCGGTCGCAGCGGCAAAAAAATTGTCGTTAAGGACGTTAAAGGTAATGTTATCAATCTGCTGAAAACCAAAAAGCAGGAGCAGGACGGTAATCCTCTGGTGTTGAGTATTGACCAGAATATCCAGTATTTGACCTATAAAGCGTTGAAACAGGTGATGTACAAGCATCAGCCGAAGAGCGCCAGTGCGGTGGTTTTGGATGCCAAAACCGGCGAAGTTCTGGCCATGGCCAGTCTGCCGAGTTTCAATGTAAATGATACCGCACAGCGCCGAGGGCCGGGTATTCGCAATCGCGTCGTCGCCGACGTGCTGGAGCCCGGCTCGACTATGAAGCCGTTTGTTATTGCCAAAGCGCTTGACGAAGGGGTGGTTGACCTGCAATCGAAGATTGATACCGGCCGTGGTTTTATGCGCGTTCAGGGCAAGCTGATTAAAGATACCTCACGCCACGGCGTACTGACGCCGGAAGAAATTATTCAGAAATCCAGTAACGTCGGAACCGCCAAGATCGCTTTCCGCATGCCGGCGGAAGTTCAGTACGACCTGTTCAAGCAGCTTGGATTCAAAGAGGGAACGCATACTTACCTGCCGGGCGAGACGGCGGGGCGTCTTAAAGATGTTTCGCGTTGGAGCGAGATCGATCAGGCGACAACTTCGTACGGTTACGGTTTGAGCGTTAACCTGCTGACACTGGCGCGCGCCTATACGGTTTTCGCCAACCAAGGGCGTATGCTCGACGCGCATCTGTTCAAAATGGGCGAAAACGAGGTGCCCGCCTCGACACCGATATTCAGTCCGCAGGCAAGCCAGAAAGTTCTCGATATGATGAACAAGGTGGTTGCACCCGGCGGTACAGCTCCGCTGGCCATGATTCCGGGGTATCAGGTTGCCGGTAAAACAGGAACGTCGCATAAAGTATCCCGTCAGGGTGGCTATGAAGATAACACCTATCTTTCGCTTTTTGCCGGAATGGTTCCGGCTTCCGATCCGGATATGGTAATGGTTGTTGCGGTTAACGAGCCTTCGCGCGGTAAGTATTACGGTGGTCTGGTAGCGGCTCCGGTCTTCAAGGAAGTTATGCAGAATGCTTTGCGTTTGCGTAAGGTGAAACCGGACTGGCAGGAGCTGCCGAATCTGCCTTTGCCGGCTTCTGATCCGCGCTTTGCCGGTCAGATAGCCCGAGGGGGAATGTAG